The following coding sequences lie in one Alloacidobacterium dinghuense genomic window:
- a CDS encoding protein-disulfide reductase DsbD family protein: MKAQHLTAELISDAGTIAPGGRSRVALALTLEPGWHVYWVYAGDSGEPPQVQWSVPSGFSIGPMQYPAPSRLPLGPLMDYGYEGTAVFPFNVSTSPQAPLGNADLKAHVRWLVCREVCVPGKAYLGLNLNVIPQASSETNKLIDAAVGAEPVKVPTAVKIGVTATRDTLMLNVVTGKKEISAEYYPLDDDSIRNAADQKIEPIADGIRLVTERADISDMLPKELKGVLKLSDGRSYMLDVPVGSATAHSGAGDERGLLLAVVLAFAGGIILNLMPCVFPVLFLKALALVGRAGESRTRQRAHGMAYTAGILCSFWLIVGALLTLRALGKQAGWGFQLQSPGFVVAMTCLLFFMALSLAGMFDLGLTWTSAGDDLARKGGYFGSFFTGVLATVVATPCTAPLMGAAIGFALSQNALVTFAVFTSLAFGLALPYFALTFVPGWASKLPRPGRWMETLKQFTSVPLFLTVVWLIWIYGRLSGSTTGDSTDHVARLLVGLLILAIGGWILGRWPARRWGYIAVAVTAAAALAFPLVTAQPDRLRWSPFSNAALEEAQSQGKPVFVDFTAAWCLSCQVNEKAVLQDRVVEQELLRRHYVLLRADWTRYDPEITSELSRVGRSGVPTYVIISGPWERATHVLPELLTRGVVLDAIRQAGIQQNSQMPAPLPGGKTGS, translated from the coding sequence GTGAAAGCACAGCACCTAACTGCGGAGTTGATCTCCGATGCCGGGACAATCGCGCCTGGTGGTAGAAGCCGAGTCGCTTTGGCGCTGACTCTTGAGCCCGGTTGGCATGTTTACTGGGTCTACGCTGGAGACTCCGGCGAGCCTCCGCAAGTGCAATGGTCGGTGCCGTCAGGATTTTCCATTGGGCCAATGCAGTATCCCGCGCCTTCGAGACTACCGCTTGGCCCGTTGATGGACTATGGATACGAGGGTACGGCCGTATTTCCGTTCAACGTTTCGACCTCCCCGCAAGCTCCACTCGGGAACGCTGACCTTAAAGCGCACGTACGATGGCTTGTCTGCAGAGAAGTGTGCGTTCCTGGAAAGGCGTACCTCGGTCTCAATCTCAACGTAATTCCGCAGGCATCTTCAGAAACCAACAAGCTCATCGATGCCGCTGTGGGCGCAGAGCCAGTCAAGGTGCCGACAGCGGTTAAGATCGGCGTGACTGCGACTCGTGACACGTTGATGCTCAACGTAGTCACTGGCAAGAAAGAGATTTCGGCGGAATATTATCCGCTTGATGACGATTCGATCCGGAACGCAGCAGATCAGAAGATCGAGCCCATAGCCGACGGCATAAGGCTCGTGACAGAGCGAGCCGACATCTCCGATATGCTGCCGAAAGAGCTTAAGGGCGTCCTGAAGCTGAGTGATGGACGGTCATACATGCTTGATGTGCCAGTCGGATCAGCGACTGCGCACTCAGGTGCTGGCGATGAACGAGGGCTTCTTCTCGCAGTCGTGCTTGCCTTCGCGGGCGGAATCATCCTGAATCTGATGCCGTGTGTTTTCCCGGTGCTTTTCCTCAAGGCACTGGCTCTTGTAGGCCGTGCCGGCGAGAGTAGGACACGTCAGCGAGCGCATGGGATGGCATATACAGCCGGCATCCTCTGCTCATTTTGGTTAATCGTAGGCGCGCTGCTTACGCTCAGAGCTCTAGGCAAACAGGCTGGATGGGGATTTCAACTTCAGTCCCCAGGCTTTGTTGTCGCTATGACCTGCCTGCTGTTTTTTATGGCGCTCTCGTTAGCAGGCATGTTTGACCTCGGTCTGACTTGGACGAGCGCCGGAGACGACCTCGCCCGCAAAGGCGGTTATTTCGGCTCGTTCTTCACGGGTGTCCTCGCAACGGTGGTAGCAACACCTTGCACTGCACCGCTGATGGGAGCTGCCATTGGGTTTGCGCTGTCTCAAAATGCACTCGTGACCTTCGCGGTCTTCACGTCCCTCGCCTTTGGCTTAGCGTTACCATATTTCGCGCTGACCTTTGTTCCTGGATGGGCAAGTAAGTTGCCGCGCCCTGGCCGCTGGATGGAGACCTTGAAGCAATTCACTTCCGTGCCCCTTTTCCTTACCGTGGTTTGGTTGATTTGGATCTATGGCCGTCTCAGCGGAAGCACAACCGGAGACAGCACCGATCATGTCGCCCGACTGCTGGTCGGATTGCTGATCCTCGCTATCGGAGGATGGATACTCGGACGTTGGCCTGCCCGACGTTGGGGATATATCGCCGTTGCAGTGACGGCGGCAGCAGCTCTCGCTTTTCCTTTGGTCACGGCTCAACCTGATCGCCTGCGGTGGAGCCCCTTCTCTAATGCTGCCCTCGAAGAGGCGCAGAGCCAAGGCAAGCCGGTCTTCGTTGATTTCACGGCAGCCTGGTGCCTCTCATGCCAGGTAAATGAAAAGGCGGTTTTGCAAGATCGCGTCGTCGAGCAGGAGCTCCTTCGTCGACACTACGTCCTTCTACGCGCTGACTGGACTCGCTACGATCCGGAGATCACGAGCGAACTCAGCCGTGTTGGGCGTAGCGGAGTCCCGACCTATGTAATCATTTCGGGACCGTGGGAAAGAGCAACGCACGTTCTGCCTGAGCTGCTTACACGCGGCGTTGTCCTCGATGCGATCCGCCAGGCCGGAATACAGCAAAATAGTCAGATGCCGGCTCCGCTGCCTGGCGGAAAGACTGGAAGCTAA
- a CDS encoding MGMT family protein: MEAYVTFGLRPHSHQRSAHIRRARRENRSLRQVSVWPGVETKCTDQVWQSLRNIPRGQTRTYAHLAKDIGYR; the protein is encoded by the coding sequence ATGGAAGCTTACGTAACCTTCGGATTGAGGCCCCATTCTCATCAACGAAGCGCTCATATAAGACGGGCGCGTCGAGAAAACCGGTCACTCAGGCAAGTCTCTGTGTGGCCCGGGGTGGAGACGAAATGTACGGATCAAGTCTGGCAGTCACTCCGCAACATCCCTCGCGGACAGACTCGTACCTATGCCCATCTCGCAAAGGACATCGGATACCGCTAG
- a CDS encoding carboxymuconolactone decarboxylase family protein yields the protein MKAFWNFDKAAFAPGAIDVLNKQLMAVAVALTTQCPYCIELHVQAARKEGATDAMLAETAVIAAAMRAGGAITHATHLFKE from the coding sequence ATGAAGGCCTTTTGGAATTTCGACAAAGCGGCGTTTGCACCGGGCGCGATCGATGTACTAAACAAGCAGTTAATGGCGGTCGCAGTCGCGCTGACTACGCAGTGCCCATACTGTATCGAGCTGCATGTCCAGGCGGCGCGCAAAGAAGGTGCGACGGATGCGATGCTTGCTGAAACGGCGGTCATCGCTGCGGCGATGCGTGCCGGTGGCGCGATCACACATGCGACGCATCTTTTTAAAGAGTAG
- a CDS encoding putative quinol monooxygenase, with protein sequence MNKVGILATLQARPGKEAEVEQFLRSAGPLVEAETGTTTWFAFKVAPATFGIFDTFKDEDGRNAHVNGEIAKALFARAQELFVSHPDIKPVDIVAEKL encoded by the coding sequence ATGAACAAAGTCGGAATACTAGCAACGTTGCAGGCCCGCCCAGGCAAAGAGGCAGAAGTAGAACAGTTCTTGCGGTCTGCCGGCCCTCTAGTCGAGGCAGAAACAGGGACAACAACGTGGTTCGCATTCAAGGTCGCGCCCGCAACGTTCGGCATATTCGATACCTTCAAGGATGAGGATGGAAGAAACGCTCATGTCAACGGTGAGATAGCCAAGGCGCTTTTCGCACGTGCTCAAGAGTTGTTTGTCTCTCACCCCGATATCAAGCCCGTGGATATCGTCGCCGAGAAACTCTAG
- a CDS encoding DUF7482 domain-containing protein produces the protein MVPALRRSFPIGKDLNVTAMRSRIISSTKVFIVAGATMMSSLIPAAAFGQAQVVSKPPVSPEAMAIHRLAKRPVAKSAVRTDAAASVAGSSSNFNSEQGPGPGPRGPGPGCDLFPAPASTGAAVGLSYFGPSPSTVNPSLVGPVQLLNTGKVDAVNGTITIPLYKGTLKGTKKTIWYILTDVSDQGIANELGLNFSAKLGFAENAARTGTLDGNGNIVFDKGTVDFSPQRNIVPGPAGQEFPPKSFAPGEIGDKNYSPYVTITNAGNVVYNAPMVAFNVDASQINFPDGHVDYSKVHDQVVAIDPYNMTVTLNLINGFSFGRPVWYLSMDASIPLAAAIEHNTYAPLMDKLLLGHDDSFSSPIERIFIATNGAEDGSCNNPLRQGLSADLADGYRPNNTLGGIPTIALDYSPAWDANLYEWTEDAINRGYRGQLREEFQILTFVQDGLLTGPGGKPFGSAGFSINCPIVQRLD, from the coding sequence ATGGTTCCCGCTCTTCGTAGGTCCTTCCCCATCGGTAAAGACCTGAATGTGACCGCCATGCGATCACGCATTATCTCGTCCACTAAAGTATTCATCGTTGCAGGCGCAACGATGATGAGTAGTCTCATCCCTGCCGCAGCTTTCGGACAGGCCCAAGTTGTCTCGAAGCCACCTGTATCTCCGGAAGCGATGGCCATACACCGTCTTGCGAAACGACCAGTTGCAAAGTCGGCAGTCAGGACAGATGCCGCCGCTTCGGTAGCCGGGAGTTCGTCTAACTTTAACTCTGAACAAGGCCCTGGCCCCGGCCCACGTGGCCCGGGGCCAGGATGCGATCTCTTTCCTGCTCCCGCGTCTACCGGTGCCGCCGTCGGTCTGTCATACTTTGGCCCGTCGCCCTCCACGGTCAATCCGAGTTTGGTCGGGCCGGTCCAACTCCTAAATACGGGCAAGGTCGACGCGGTCAACGGTACAATCACGATCCCCCTGTACAAGGGCACTCTCAAAGGCACCAAGAAGACTATCTGGTACATCCTTACTGATGTTTCCGACCAAGGAATCGCCAACGAACTGGGGTTGAACTTCTCAGCGAAGTTGGGTTTCGCCGAGAATGCCGCTAGAACCGGTACACTCGATGGCAATGGAAACATCGTGTTCGACAAAGGGACGGTTGACTTTAGCCCGCAACGGAACATTGTTCCTGGACCTGCTGGTCAGGAATTTCCCCCGAAGTCATTTGCACCTGGAGAAATTGGAGACAAAAACTATAGCCCATATGTGACCATCACCAACGCTGGCAACGTTGTCTACAACGCTCCAATGGTGGCGTTTAATGTAGACGCGAGCCAGATCAATTTCCCCGACGGACACGTCGACTATTCGAAGGTACATGATCAGGTTGTTGCGATCGACCCATACAACATGACCGTCACCCTCAACCTCATCAACGGCTTCAGCTTTGGAAGGCCGGTGTGGTACCTCTCCATGGATGCGAGCATTCCTCTCGCAGCCGCGATAGAACACAACACCTACGCACCTTTGATGGACAAGCTTCTGTTGGGTCACGACGACAGCTTCTCCAGCCCGATCGAGCGAATCTTTATTGCAACTAACGGAGCGGAGGACGGTAGCTGCAACAACCCCCTGCGCCAAGGTCTCTCTGCAGATCTCGCCGACGGATACAGACCGAACAACACACTCGGCGGTATTCCCACGATCGCACTGGACTACAGCCCGGCGTGGGATGCCAATCTTTACGAGTGGACGGAGGACGCTATCAATCGCGGATATCGCGGTCAACTTCGCGAGGAGTTTCAGATATTGACCTTCGTCCAGGATGGTTTGTTAACTGGTCCAGGTGGGAAGCCGTTCGGCAGCGCCGGCTTCTCCATCAACTGCCCAATCGTCCAGAGATTGGATTGA
- a CDS encoding TolB family protein → MKTACLVGPHDGKFIYFASNRTGAWQVWKHSLESGTEMQLTKNGGFDPQESYDGSEVYYSRFYEAGIWKVPAHGGNESRAVEGKPQVGYWGHFAVTRAGLYFLDAEAEPGPAIEFLNFATGRNSSVFSFNERPAGLQPSLSATTDGKTLYFAQYDQQSVIKMMQFTH, encoded by the coding sequence ATGAAAACTGCGTGCCTAGTTGGTCCCCACGACGGCAAATTCATCTACTTCGCATCGAACCGCACCGGAGCGTGGCAAGTATGGAAACATTCCCTGGAGAGCGGCACCGAGATGCAGTTGACGAAAAATGGTGGCTTCGACCCGCAGGAATCCTACGATGGCAGCGAGGTGTACTACTCGCGGTTCTATGAAGCGGGAATCTGGAAGGTTCCTGCGCATGGCGGGAACGAGTCCAGAGCTGTTGAGGGGAAGCCGCAAGTCGGCTACTGGGGGCACTTCGCGGTCACCAGAGCGGGGTTGTATTTTCTGGACGCGGAGGCTGAACCCGGTCCTGCAATCGAATTCCTGAATTTTGCGACGGGCCGGAATTCAAGCGTCTTCTCCTTTAACGAGCGGCCCGCGGGCCTCCAACCAAGCCTGAGTGCGACTACCGACGGCAAGACGCTCTATTTCGCGCAATACGACCAACAGAGCGTGATCAAGATGATGCAGTTTACGCATTAA
- a CDS encoding lactonase family protein, with protein MLKSVPGLLAVALCLGASAATMYAAETIGGGSTSVFVMTNDKVKNEILTYQRGFDGQFALRRRVATGGRGSGGQTDPLQSQGALTISGDHTLLLAVNSASGRVSSFHLLNGVPVFIDQEYSDGAFPIAVTEHNGTVYVLNAGGSGAVVAFNADGLGRLHEIQNSSTFLTSLNSGASSISVSPNGQWLIVIEKATNSIDVFPVHPDGSLGAVVNNKSVTPGVFATLFTPTGQLIVSENQPNNGTDTSSISSYTINANGSLTPVSQSLPTFGNGNCWNAITPNGKWVYVDNAGTFTVAGFSIASSSALTPIANTILRTLPDGATNLDMAISGDGEYLFNLQSGAGVIGVYTINPDGTLNQLGDIEGLPKTAGFNGIAAL; from the coding sequence ATGTTGAAGTCAGTACCTGGTCTTTTGGCCGTTGCGCTCTGTCTCGGAGCTTCTGCAGCTACGATGTATGCCGCCGAGACAATCGGAGGTGGCAGCACTTCCGTCTTCGTCATGACGAACGATAAGGTTAAGAACGAAATCCTGACATATCAACGTGGTTTCGATGGGCAATTCGCCCTCAGACGCCGCGTCGCAACTGGTGGCCGCGGCAGCGGTGGCCAAACCGACCCGCTTCAGTCGCAAGGCGCTCTGACTATTAGCGGTGATCACACTCTTTTGCTTGCAGTAAACTCAGCCAGCGGAAGAGTCTCAAGCTTTCATCTTCTCAACGGTGTCCCCGTATTCATCGACCAGGAGTATTCGGATGGTGCCTTTCCGATTGCAGTGACGGAGCACAACGGCACCGTTTACGTCCTGAATGCAGGTGGCAGTGGTGCGGTGGTTGCTTTCAACGCAGACGGTCTCGGACGACTTCACGAGATACAAAACTCATCCACTTTTCTCACCAGCCTGAACTCAGGCGCCTCCTCGATCTCGGTAAGCCCCAACGGTCAGTGGCTCATCGTGATCGAAAAGGCGACAAACAGCATTGACGTATTCCCCGTTCATCCAGACGGCTCGCTCGGTGCGGTTGTCAACAACAAGAGCGTTACTCCGGGAGTTTTCGCTACCCTGTTCACTCCGACTGGGCAACTGATCGTTTCCGAGAATCAGCCTAACAATGGAACCGACACGTCAAGCATTTCCTCATACACTATCAACGCAAACGGCTCACTCACTCCAGTCAGTCAGAGCCTTCCCACATTTGGCAACGGTAACTGCTGGAACGCCATCACTCCCAATGGCAAATGGGTATACGTCGATAACGCCGGCACGTTCACCGTGGCGGGATTCTCGATTGCTTCGAGCAGCGCGTTGACGCCCATTGCCAACACGATTCTCAGGACGCTACCTGATGGAGCGACCAACCTCGACATGGCCATCAGCGGCGACGGAGAGTACTTGTTTAACCTTCAGTCAGGCGCTGGTGTCATCGGTGTTTACACCATCAATCCCGACGGAACTCTCAACCAACTTGGTGACATCGAGGGCCTCCCGAAGACTGCCGGCTTCAACGGTATTGCTGCTCTCTAA
- a CDS encoding peroxiredoxin family protein, giving the protein MSDFAFLSGRAPKAARVHLNRAWGSLLAITCALVLGASAFGQTPVVGAKAPDFTLSTPTGKAVKLSAEQSGHDLVLVILRGFPGYECPYCVKQVHDFADHASDFKEKNTRVLLVYPGPPADLDQHAKEFLEKQAELPSNVVLVADPDYKVTNLYGLRWDAPHETAYPSTFVLDKKGIVTFEKISHSHGDRLSAQDAIDHLSTN; this is encoded by the coding sequence ATGTCCGATTTTGCATTTCTGTCCGGTAGAGCCCCAAAGGCCGCCAGAGTTCATCTCAATCGAGCTTGGGGATCCTTGCTCGCCATCACCTGCGCGTTGGTTCTGGGAGCATCCGCCTTTGGCCAGACTCCGGTTGTTGGCGCTAAGGCACCTGACTTTACGCTCTCGACTCCAACAGGAAAGGCCGTTAAGCTGTCGGCTGAGCAGAGTGGACACGATCTCGTTCTGGTGATTTTGCGAGGTTTCCCAGGCTATGAGTGCCCTTACTGTGTAAAGCAGGTTCATGATTTCGCGGATCATGCCTCAGACTTCAAAGAGAAGAACACGAGAGTGCTTTTGGTCTACCCAGGACCGCCTGCCGATCTGGATCAACATGCGAAGGAGTTTCTTGAAAAACAGGCCGAGTTACCATCCAATGTTGTTCTCGTAGCGGATCCAGACTATAAGGTCACTAATTTGTATGGACTGCGTTGGGACGCGCCGCACGAGACGGCGTATCCGTCTACGTTCGTTCTCGACAAAAAGGGAATAGTCACCTTTGAGAAGATCAGCCATAGCCACGGCGATCGCCTGTCTGCACAGGATGCCATTGACCACCTTTCCACGAATTAA
- a CDS encoding HD domain-containing protein: MTRNTAATDIPDTIQFVLEIDKLKGVLRKVRPIWEERYENTAEHSWQIALFAMSMARTLELKIDVTRVVAMLLVHDLGEIDAGDKFVFAQGGWEERKAAELKALERICGLAPKKTGDFLLGLWKEFDAGESDEARFAKAIDRCMPVLLNLNKKGGSWLEHGVSYERVVERVGPEIESGCLELWEYLKPQLEAGRRKGFFAASTS; the protein is encoded by the coding sequence ATGACCCGAAACACAGCGGCTACGGACATCCCAGACACCATCCAATTCGTGCTGGAAATTGACAAGCTGAAAGGCGTCTTGAGAAAGGTTCGGCCCATTTGGGAAGAGCGCTACGAGAATACAGCCGAGCACAGCTGGCAGATCGCGTTGTTCGCTATGTCGATGGCGCGCACGCTTGAGCTAAAGATCGATGTCACCCGCGTCGTCGCGATGCTGCTCGTACATGATCTTGGCGAGATCGACGCTGGCGACAAGTTCGTATTTGCTCAAGGCGGGTGGGAGGAAAGGAAGGCTGCAGAACTCAAGGCTTTGGAGCGCATCTGTGGCCTGGCACCCAAGAAGACAGGCGACTTCCTCCTGGGGCTATGGAAAGAATTCGATGCGGGAGAATCGGATGAGGCTCGCTTCGCCAAGGCTATCGACCGCTGCATGCCTGTCCTCTTGAACCTCAACAAAAAAGGTGGAAGCTGGCTGGAACACGGCGTGAGTTACGAGAGGGTAGTCGAACGGGTGGGCCCTGAGATCGAGAGTGGTTGTCTTGAGCTGTGGGAATATCTGAAGCCTCAGTTGGAAGCGGGGCGCCGCAAGGGCTTCTTTGCGGCGTCCACATCCTAG